In a genomic window of Aricia agestis chromosome 2, ilAriAges1.1, whole genome shotgun sequence:
- the LOC121739666 gene encoding uncharacterized protein LOC121739666 — protein sequence MGLKIERPRARCRKFTKMDVILCLFLCFSPIFAAKLPSDMTLVYSDNSIRSDAKNYNFTRSENYLRNDQSYSIIRRSFSTEDASVGRTFGPRFKKMLQALVPLAFNLGMASTWAVVAALVGIKTLGVTLLILKLLLLAGAAKVGAFFASKVHPAPAKWEPQKEIHLHIHNGHHDEEHIPIAPVGAWSREGQVGDTKHIDAPFSPYPGPQTISTPYGNYVRVEPGQPLPAMMPTFPQTNHQR from the exons ATGGGTTTAAAAATCGAACGACCGCGTGCTCGGTGTAGGAAGTTCACAAAAATGGATgtaattttgtgtttatttttatgttttagtcCAATCTTTGCGGCGAAGTTGCCCAGTGATATGACTCTAGTTTACAGTGATAACAGTATTAGAAGCGATgccaaaaattataactttacacGCAGTGAGAACTATTTACGAAACGACCAAAGTTACTCGATAATTAGAAGAAGTTTTAGCACAGAAGATGCATCTGTCG GTCGCACCTTCGGCCCGCGCTTCAAGAAGATGCTGCAGGCGCTGGTGCCGCTGGCGTTCAACCTGGGCATGGCGTCCACGTGGGCGGTGGTGGCGGCACTGGTCGGCATCAAGACGCTGGGCGTCACGCTGCTCATCCTCAAGCTGCTGCTGCTGGCCGGTGCCGCGAAG GTGGGCGCGTTCTTCGCTAGCAAGGTGCATCCAGCGCCGGCGAAGTGGGAGCCGCAGAAGGAGATCCACCTCCACATACACAACGGACACCATGATGAGGAGCATATACCTATCGCGCCCGTTG GCGCGTGGAGCAGGGAGGGGCAGGTTGGGGACACGAAGCACATCGACGCGCCGTTCAGCCCGTACCCGGGGCCGCAGACCATTAGCACGCCGTACGGTAACTACGTGAGGGTGGAGCCCGGCCAGCCGCTGCCTGCCATGATGCCGACCTTCCCGCAGACTAACCATCAACGTTAG